From the genome of Cytophagales bacterium WSM2-2:
TGTCTCATGAAAAAATCAGGTTTGATGAAATGATCAGCAGGATCAAAAGCCGCCTAAAAACACTTGACGGATTTAACGAGATCACCTTCAAAGAAGAGATCGAAAACATTGACTTCCAGTCGGACCCTATGCTGGTCGAGACGATCTTTCACAACCTGATGGAAAATGCGATTAAGTTTCAAAAGAAGTCTTCTCAGTTTAACAAGTTCATTGCGATCAAAGTAAAGAAACTGAACGAAGATGTCAGAGTGTCTTTTGTTGACAACGGCATTGGTATCGGAAAGAAAAGTGACAACGAGTTATTCACGATGTTTACCAACGCAGCCCTGGAACACAAGACCATTGGACTTGGTTTGTACATTGTGAAACAGTGTGCTGCCAAACTGCGGGGTTCCGTTCGCATCGTCCCTAATACCAATCAGTACACGGAGTTCGAACTCACCTTGCCTTTCGAGATTTACAACTAAATAAAAATCGCACGCCATCTGTTAGATAACGTGCGACTCTTTTTCTTTTATTTAATTACTGACTAACCGGCTTTACCACATTTACCACTTGCCCTGCCTCTCGTGAATAGATACCGTGGTCATACATTGCTTCGCAACTTACTGTGGGCAAGTAGAACGTTCCGGCATAGCTGGCAGTCAGGAGCACCTTGAACGTTTTTCGTTGGTTAGCGCCTATATCAAAATAGGTGTAAACGCGGTCATCGCGAATATCCTGATAGGTTGGCTTGTCACTGTTCAGTTTATCTTCGGCTCCATCAAGTCGGAGGTTGTTGATCTCCCATCCCGAAGGGAAAATCTGTTTGAGTGCCATGTTTTTGTAGATTCCCCGGGTGCCCGGATTTACAATAGAAACTGTTGCCACAAATTCCTGGCCTTGCTCCAATTGTGATGGGTCGACTGAATTGCCATCGGCATCCGCATAAGATACAGTCATACTCAGATTGTTGCTCGCACTCTCTTCTTGTCCGCGAGCCGGAGTCCCTTCGCTTATCACGCGTACAAACAAAATTCCTTTGCTTTCATTGGTAAGACTGAGTCCTCCCTTTGCTCCATCTACAGGCAAATTGACCTGCGCAACAAAAAGACCTGTGCTGGCTGAGACGTCTTTACCGTTGTAGCTGTATTTGAATTTCATCTCTCCTTTTTGTTCAGCCCCTGCAAAACCACCTACGGATTTGAGGCACCACGCTACTGTTTGCGTACTCATCCAGTAATTGTCATTATTGAGAGAGGTAGAAATATCTTTCAACAATTCATAACCTTTAGCGCGATCACCAAGTTGCGTCAGGGTTTCGAGGATCACTGCTTTGTCGCGTAGATCGGATCCGTAAGAATAAGCCATCTCCTGGTAAGGTTTCACATTCGTGGAAAGATTGGCTATCAAACTTTTTGCAGCTTCTGGTTGACCGGCTTTTGAATAGGCCGCTGCCAGCATCCATCCTGCTACTACCGGCAAACCTGTAGTTTCACGTAAGCGGTTCATCGATCCGAGGTCTGCATCTCCTGCCAGTGCCAACGTGTACAATCGATACGCCTGATTCAGTTCACTGCTGGAATATTCCTGATTTTTCCGCCAGCCCTGTGCTTTGGTGCGCTGGTATTTTTTCCATTTCTTCAGCATGTCGTGTGGCACAAAAAATCCTTTCGCCTCCGCTTCAGTCAGGAAGTGACCGGCATAGGTACTTCCCCAGCTATCAGAATCCTCACCGCCGGGCCAATAGGCAAATCCACCATCGCGTGTCATAAACGATTTCAACCGTTCTATACCTGCACTCACATTTTTCTGAATCGCTGCTTTCTCCGCATCAGTCAGTTGCTTGATGTTGGCGAGGAACAATTGCGGAAATACGGATGAGGTTGTTTGTTCAATGCAGCCGTACGGATATTGAATCAGGTATTTCAGTCGCTGTCCCAAATTGATTGGCGGCAGGCTTGAAACTTCCAGTGTAGCGGAGTTAGTGCCTGCTAATCCAACTGGAGTGACAGAAGTACTCCAGTTTTTACCCGCCTCAAGAATTGTTTCTTGCACCTTGCTCACTGGCGGATTAGGGTTACGGATTTCTATATCGATAACGTCTGTCGACTTATAGTTTCCGGACGTTGCCGTGACTTCCACTTTGGCGAAGCCGATCATCCCTTTCACGGAAAGATCAAAATCCGTTGTCTTGTCACCGATGCCTGTAAAATTTACCGTGCGACTCGCTCCATTCGACAACGTCAACGGGCCTGTCACTTTTACGCTCACTGAAACATTGGTGATACTCTTTTCGTTAGCAAAAAGCGTAACAGGAAGTTTCACATTCTCTTCGGGTCCAAGCACGCGTGGCAACGTAGCCATCACCATCAACGGTTTCCTGACAGGAGTTGCCTTGTCTGTTTTTCCATATGCGCCTTCATATCCTGCCACGAGCATGGTTTTCACAGAGCCGATATATTGTGGCATCCTGAATTTATGTTCTTTCGTTCCTCCGCTAAGCGTGTATGGACCAAAGAACTTCACTACCGGTTTGAAACGATTAGACTTAGAGTCGTCTTCTTTTGCAGCCGATTCTCCATCACCACCGATAGCAAGCAGTCGTTCGATCCTTCCTCCAAACGACCCCATCACTTCATCATACAAATCCCAGGTTCTCACACCAAGCGCTTCGCGCGCATAGAAGCGACTCCATGCATCAGGTGTCCTGAAATGTGTAAGGTCAAGTAAGCCCTCGTCAACCATCGCCAGTGTATAGGTCATTTTGCGATTGGCTTTTTCAGAAACTTTGATCGTGACTTCCTGGCCAGGTTCAAGAACATCCGGCATAGCAATCACGGGATCCAAATGCGTGTCTGGGTTTTCAACCTGCAACGGAATCACACCATACATGCGAATCGGGAGATCATTGATCGTTTGCGAGTGCGGTTGCAACATCGTGACATTAACAAAAACATTCGGAGTCATATCCTCGGTGAGCTCGAATGAAAATTTATTGTCACCGCTTTTTGTTTCAAGCCAGAATGTCTTTATCACATGACTTCCGTTTTCGATGCTGATCAGTGCGCGTCCATTGTCACTTCCCGGTATTGTAAGCGTGGCCTTTTCGCCAATATTGTAAGCCGGTTTATCTGATGAGAATGAAAGCATCGTTGCCCCCGAGCTTTCATTGCGCGCGCGACCTGCCCAGCCTGGCCAGTCGATGTATACAATTTTTGCAGTGGTATGCCCCGATTGAGGATCATAAGCGCGAATCAGGAACCTTCCCCACTCCGGGTACTTGACCCGGAAATTCCACTCGCCTTTTCCATTATTGGTATTGATAACTCCTGAAGCAATTGGCTCAGAATATTGTCCTGTCATAAAGTTGACACTCTCTTCGGATGAGTTATCCCACCACCAACGCCAGTTGATTTTGTACAAATTCATCTGAATGTTCCGGCTTGAAACCGGATTCCCGTTAGCGTCCACCGTTACAACATCCACACGATGAGTAGTGTCGGTGAGCAACATGCCACGCGCTTTGTCGCCAAGAGGCGGCCGTATTCCGATGTACGATTGATAGGGGTAAAATGGGATGCTAAAATTATCGATACTGAAGTTGCCACTCTCCTCAAATGCCTTTCCACGGAAAATAGCATTCAGAACACCAGGCGCTTCGTTTTCAGTGGTGATCTTCGCATTCACTATTGCGTGGCCGGTAGCATCTGTGAATCCTTCAAAAATATTCTTTGATTCACTGTTAAATGTTTTGGAGGGATCTTCAAATGAGTAGTCCGGGTAACGGGCAAATTCTGTTTCACCCTTTGTCAATAAGACATCAAATTGCGCTTTCAAATTCTTACCAGGCGCACCGTGCAACCAGTCAACCTGCAGACTTCCATTCAGGTTTCCATTGTCGGCTGTAATTTTTTCAACGCCAAAGTCGAGTTTTATGCGCAGGCGATTGGGCTTCACTGTCTCGATACGGATGGGTTGAGTGAATTCCGTACCACCGACTTTCACGCGGCCTGTCCAATATCCGGTGGGGGCATCTGAAGCTGTTGCCGTGGCGAAATTGTAAAATCCATTTTCAGAGCTGGAACGAACAATGCGGCTCGTTACCTGGCCTTGTGGATTCTGCAATTCGAATATCACCGGATGTGATGCAGGCATCACTTTTAATTTATCCTCGAGAATAAAGCTGAGGTAAAGTGAATCGCCCGGACGCCACACTCCGCGTTCACCATACAAGAATCCTTTGATCCCTTCATTGATTTGTTCTCCTCCTACATCAAAATTGCTGAGCGAAAGAGATTCTCCGTCCTGTAGTTTCAGGTAGCCACGCTGAGGTCCGGATTTAGCTACCAGCACGAACGGGTTTTTCTTCGTCATGACGGTGGCCATACCGTCACTGCTGGTTGTAGCCTTGCCGATCACTTGCTGCTGATAGTCGTAAACCTCAACTTCTACTCCAGACATCGGTTTTGTTGTCTTGAGGTCATTTACCGCTATGACAACGCTGCCATCACCTCCGCGTTTGGCAATCAAACCAAGGTCAGAAGCGATTACATTTCGTGTAATATTTTTTTCATTTGAATAGTACGCAGGATTGCAAGGGTTCTCACGCTGTGACCAATCGAAGCCTTCGCCATACGAGTAGTATTCCTGGTAAGAATCCCAGTAGCTGTTTTCTTTTTCTCCTTCTTCATCAAAATTGTCTTTGTCGACAACTAACTCTTCCTCATTAGGACCACCATCGCAGGCATAGGCAATAAAATTCTTTTTGATCCTGATGCGTACTTGGTAAATGGCACCGGGCTCAGTGCTGATAAGTTTGGAAAGATCGAGCGTGAAGCGATTCCATTTACCTAAATCTGTGAGACCCGTATTTTCGAGTGAGATCACTTTTTTATAAACCGGCTTACCCACACGTCTCAGTTCCTGGTTGCCGGCGAAATCATTCACCTGAAGAAACTGTAAAATATTGTTTTCAAAAATCTTTACGATCTGGACCTCCACAGCTTTCAGGTTCACTGCTTCAAACGGAAGAATCAATCCATCACTGCTGGGAAGAATTGTTCCTTTGCCAGTAAGGCGAACTGCGGGAAGAAGTTGCTCAAAGGAGACATCATAGCTTCCTCCTTTTTGCATTTTATAATTGAGGACATTCCTGATTCCTGCCTCAATGCTTAAAGTTCTTGTCCCTTTTTGACGGACTGGGGGAAACACGCGCACTTCATTGTCTTTGATCTCAAAATCAACTGTACCTGCTTCGCTCATCGCAATCATTCCTTCCAGATTTTGATTTTCACTAAGCGGATCAGAGAATTGAATCACCACATGCTGATTGCTTCCCTGGTCTACAAATACATTAGTCACTTTAAAATCGCTTAGCGAAGGAATTTCAACTTCACGGTCCTCTTCGTGAGAAATATCCAGGCTCTTTCCGCTCACCGCCAATGTTACTTTGCTGGCCGCTTCCTTGCGTTGCACATCCTCCACTACAAATGAATGTTGCTTTCCACTGGAAGCATGTATCCAGCTGATCTTAAGAGACCGGCTTTCCTGTTGCGCTGAAACCATCTTCTCGACAGACTCACTCTCCGCAAAATCTGCAGTGTTAATAGTGCCTTCAATTTTTTGTCGTGCCAGTTCTGTTTTCACATAAGGCTTAACATTATCGATGGACAATTCGTAATTCTGGGGGATAACCTGAAAAGAATATTTCAATGTTTCCAGATCTTTGGCCACCTGAAAAAGTTTTGACAGGAAAAATGAAACTTCATAAACTGTTCCTGATTTCAGTCGCCCTGACGGCCTGAATTCTACCGTGCGCCTGTCTAGCCATACCGTAATACCTTTGATCGATGGACTGAAATCAAAAAGCTGTTTGCTCGATTCACCGATAGCGGCTGAATCAATAGCATCTTTAGCTAGCACAATCCGTACGGTAGAGCCCGAATTGACAGACAACGCTGTATACGATGAAATGTATTCGCCAAAGGCCGGGTTAATGGACGAAAACGTTGCATTCGCTTTCGGGCCCGTCATGAAATGATAAGCAACAAAGACAACAATAGCCAGACCGACACCGATAATGCCGATTTTTTTGAGAGGTAGGTTTTTCATGTAACAAAATTTAAGAAAGGGTGTGAAATATCGGGAATTGCCTTGAAAAATGCAGGATGGGGCTTCGCTAATTGAAGCATTATTTTGTGAATATGTATTCTTAACCTATTGAGCAACCAGAAGCTAGACCTGCTTCCGATGGGCAAGCACTCCTTGCACAATAAAATACATTGCCGCCATGTAAGTAGAGATGATGATTACCCCGCCGAATACTACAGGCTGGTAGAATTTATTGATAGCCAGCACAGAATCAGAAAGCATAAACAGCAACGCTCCGATACAAATATTCCAGAAGCTTTGCGATGATGTAAACCCATACCGGTAAATGGATTGCAACACCATGAGCATCAGAGCCAGCGCATAAATAATCACAGGTACTTTCAAGCCACCGAGTGTAGGGTACAAAATGGTAATGAGTCCGCTCCCGGCCAAGATAACAGGGAACGAAAGCCTTGCACGTTGCGGTCCGTTTAATCCGGGGCCATTGCCCGACTTCAGACTGCCATAAAGAAAATATAAAATGATGTGGGCAATCAAAAAGGATCCCAAACCACCCATAAAATACAATTGACTTATAGAATCAAATAAGAGAAAAAAGTCTCCCGCCCAACAAAAGACCATGGCTAGAATAAACAGCCTGTTTCTTGACTCTGAATTTTGAAAATAGAAAGCGGTGAGTGTTGGGACGATCAATGGTTTGATAAACAAATTCACCTCCGGTATGTTCAATATTTTGAACAGGATTTCGGCAGCGGCTACGGCTAAGAAGAGATAAAGAAAAGCAGGTCTAAGCATTTGGGGCTTTTTGCCAAGATAACTATTCAGTGTCTATTTTACTTCATTGTCATAATCGCTGCCATGGTTTCAATGCCATCCCACAAATACTGGAGTATCACATTTTCGTTCTCCGCATGTTGATTATTGTCGTAGTTCACGATGGGAACGGTAATCGGCTTGGCCATGAGCATTTGTTCAAATAAAAATAACGGAAGGCTTCCACCGAGTGATGGTACTTTGATGACTTCATAGTTAACAGTAGTCTCAATGGCCGCTGATACTTTTTGCGCGATGGGCAAGTCCATTGGTGTGCGCTGAGCGTTGTATCCTCCTTTACGTTTCACCAGCTTGGCCAATAAAGGATACTGCCTGCGCTCAGCATCGCTTGGTTCATGATCTATCACCGTGTAACCCTGGCGGATGATGTGCTCTTTTACTTTACCAATTTGTCGATCCACATCATTTCCCAACACCAAACGCAGGTCAAGGACCGCCGATGCTTCCGTAGGGATGACATTGGTGGCCATTGCCCCGACATTTCCGCTTTGCATCCCGTTGATGTTAAGTGTTGGCAAAGTCAGCAATTCAGTAAAAGTTTTTCCGTTGCCATCGGGTTTCCCTAAAGCGAGATCTTCCTGCAGCAACGATTCCACTCTGGGAATTTTGGCGAGGGCTGTTTTCTCAGTTTCAGAAAAGGGCATTACATCATCATAGAATTTATCGATCAATACATTGCCATTGGCGTCTTTCATACTCGCTAATAACTGTGCCAGGCGCATGCCCGGATTCGGAGCCCAATTGCCATAGTTACCGCTGTGCAACGGACGTTTCGAGGCATAGACTTTTAAATCAAGGTTTACATCTCCACGCACCCCAAAGACCACTTGCTTTTTACCGGAGATATGCCGCGGTCCATCGCAAATCAGCCACAGATCCGCACCGAGTTTTTCTTTGTACTTCGAAAATATTTCTGCCAGGTTGATAGACCCAGCCTCCTCTTCTCCTTCGAAAAAGAATTTGATGTTGACTGTGGGCTTAAGTCCATTTTTGATCAGCGCTTCATAGGCTGTGATGATCGCAAAAACTCCGGCTTTGTCATCCGAAGAGCCACGCGCATATAATCGCCATTGCGACTCTACTTTCTCCTGCCCGGATGGAAACGGAATTTTCTTTCCTCCTTTATCCAATCGATCACTAAACAAAACCGGGACAAATGGCTGTAGACCTTCCGCCCATTGCCTTGGATTAACAGGCTGTCCATCGTAGTGAGCATAGAAGGCAACAGTTTGTGTGGCACCCGGCACGGTAACACTTCCAAAAACAACCGGTGCGGAATTGGGTTTCCCTGAAATCAATAACTCACTCTTAACACCCAATCGATTCAGCATGTCGCTAATGTGTTGTGCATTTTTTACAATGTTGACTGAATCGCCCAGCACATTTGGAATGGATAGAAACTGCGCGTATTCTGTTAGCCAACGCGTTTGATTGGATTGGTCAGCAATGTATTTCTGGATTTTGGATTGCGCCTCGGAAAAAAATGGGCTTCCGGTAATCGCGACAAGAATTGCTATGATTCTGATTTTCATATTACAATGTAAATGTTATCGTGAATCGACACTAATCATCGTTGCAGTCATTCTGGCCAACAGAACTTCATGCTTTGCATCATAAACTGATCCCTCACAAACAGTCAATGTCTTTCCCGACTGCAGTACTTTGCCAATCGCTATGATTTTGTCAGTATCCGCTGGTTTCAGAAAATTGATTTTAAACTCCACTGATAAAACGTCTTTGCCTTCTTTCATTTTAGTATGGGCTGCATATCCGCAGGCAGAATCCGCAATACTGGTCATCACTCCGGCATGGAAGTATCCGTTTTGCTGTGTCATCCCTTCATTTCGTTCACATTCAATAACCACTAATCCATCTTCTACGGATTTGAGGTTTGCCTGAAGTAATTTCATCAAGCCCTGTTTGGCGAAACTGTCGTATATCTTTTTCATTTCATCGGATGGTTTATCACTCCTGTTGAAGCTAAGATACTGTAGCCCGGTTACGAATCCCTTTTTTCTTTGATCAATTGAAGTTGCATTTTGCGAGCGGGATTTAAAAATGTAACTTGATAACCAAGCCCGCTTTGAGATGAAGAGTTCGCAAACAACGGTAAGGGACATTGCCAGGCTATTGAATATCTCAGTCGCAACTGTATCACGCGCCTTGCGTGATCACATAGATATCAAGCCCGAGACGAGGAAAAAAGTGCTTGAGCTCGTTGAGCAACTCAACTATCATCCCAATTTTGCTGCAAAAAGCCTGCGCACCAACAAGACCAATACGCTTGGCGTGGTCGTTCCTGAAATTGTGATGCATTTCTTCTCCAACACCCTCAGTGGCATTCAGGAATATGCCGCTCTTCATGACTACAACATTATTGTCTGCCAGTCGATGGAGTCAGCACGGATGGAAGAAACTAACATTCAAAAGTTGCTGGCCAACCGCGTTGACGGGCTGATCATTTCACTGGCTATCGATACCGAAAATGTAGATTACCTGCGTCAACTGGTCGACAGGAACATACCTGTGCTTTTGTTTGATCGCGTATCTGATGACCTGGAAGTTTCCAAGGTGGTGGTGGATGATAGTGCCGCTTCTTTCCGTGCTGTGGAATATTTAATCAGCACCGGGTGTCATCGAATCGCTTATATAGGTGGGCCAAAAAAGTTGTACGTGAGCAGAGAACGGGAAATGGGATATGTGCGAGCGTTGGAAAAAAATCAGTTAAGAATTGATCAGGAATTGATCGTCCATTGTAAAAACCTTCATACAGATCCCTGTGAAGTCACCAAACATTTGCTGGAGTTGCGCGAAATTCCTGACGCAATCTTTTGCATGAATGACCCTATCGCGATACAAGTGATGCAAGTGCTGAAGGAGAAGCAAGTCAGAGTTCCAGATGATATTTCAGTGATTGGATTTACTAATGAACCCGTTTCCAGTTTCATTGAGCCATCACTGACTACTATTTCCCAGCCTTCGTTTGAGATGGGGCGAGTGGCCGCATCATTGATTATTGATCAACTCAAAAAGCCTCAGGTGTATAAACCTACTACCCGCGTCTTAGAAACGAACTTCATCATCCGCAATTCTACTCGAAAGGTGGAGTATGCATTAGAACACTAGGATCATCGTATCAACGTGATATCTCCTGTGTAGTGCTTTTCAGGCCGGATTTTATTCCTCAATTTGAAATAATAAACTCCCGGGGAAAGACTACCGCCAGTCCATTCATTTTTATAATCACCCGAATAATAAACCTGTGACCCCCACCGGTTGAACACCACTAATTCCCAATTACTTTTCTCCACACCCACCACTTCGAAGGTGGCATTTAATTCATCTCCGTTGGGGGTGAATACGTTCGGGATTTTTTCAGGGTATCCCTGAATATAAATTTCCTTTTCAGTGACTGTAATACAACCTGTCGAAACATCTTTCATGGTAAGCGTTACCAATTGATTGCCATAGTCAAAAGCGTAACTCGCAGTGTCACCTTCCTGAATACTCCCTGCACCAAAATTCCAGGAAAAATCGAGCCCTCTATGATCCGTGGTAAAAACTACATCTTCTCCTTCGAATGGGTTTTGTGGTGTTTGATTAATCTCTGCACTGGGTGAAAGATATACTGTCATCTCTTGGTCTGTTCTGTAAATTACCTCACAGCCCTTGCTGTCTTTCAACAACACGATGGGTTGAACTTTACCATTTGTATTGTAAACGTGTTTGACAATTTCATTTCGATTTTGTTCGATCCAGCCATCACCAAAATCCCATTGCACACTTGTTACGTCAGAATATTTCGATGAAAACCGGATTGTATCGTTGGTGCAATTGAGCGTGTTCAAATTAATAAATACACCAGTCGGTCCTTCCACATGTATCAGGTTTGTTATTATTTTCTGATCTGTACACCCGTTCACATCAGTTGCTACTAATGAAACCGTGTAGGTGCCTGGATATAAAAAAGAATTTACCGGATTAAGGGCGTTTGCTTTCTGGCCATCGCCAAAATCCCATAACCACTTGCTTGCATCACTGGACTTGTTGGTAAACGATGTCACCAGGGGCGGACAATCCTTAATGGTTTTATCATACGCAAAGTCAGCTGTCGGTTTGGTAATGTTGATAAAATTCGGTTTGGTGAATTTCATTTCACATCCAAGGTAGTCTTTAGCCCAAAGCGTAACCGGGTACGTTCCGGTTTGGGTGTAAGAAGTATTGGGTGAAAATGAATTTGACGTCTGTCCATTGCCAAAGTCCCATCGAACTGACTTGGTATACTGCGTTGTTTGATTAAACAGCAGTGTTTCTGAAATGCACCCATTCCGGGGATCTGCAGTAAAATCCGCAGAGGGTGTGGTAAATACAATACCATCTTTCAGTGGCACTGTACATTCGCCATCATCATTACCAATGGTGAGTGATACTTTGTAAGCCCCCTTAGATGCATACACGTATTTTGGGTTTTGAAGAACCGACTGATCCCCGTTGCCAAAATCCCATCGCCACTTTGAAGCCGGTGGGACCGAGATGGATTTATCATAAAATTGAACTTCAAGATTCTGGCAGTCGCTGTTCAATGTATAACCAATTCGTCCGTCAACATCCGGAACTGTAATTGGGATTACGATTGTCTTGATCGCTGCGCAAACCCCGTCAGATACGATCAGATTAACTTTATAAACGCCTTCTTTCTTGTATATCTTTTTGGGATTTTGTTCAGTTGAATACTGCTCCTCAGGCGGGGAAGTTTTATCATCGAAATTCCATTGCCAAAGGCCTGCAGACAAAGATTTATCAGTGAACTGAATTTCATCATTTTTGCATGCTTTGATTGCCAGAGTAGGGTCAGCATTATCCGCAGGAATGCCGCGAACTTCAAAATCAGCCTTTAACTCATGGATATTGATCGTAGTTTCGGCGGTGACATCACATCCGGTAGCCGGATCCTTGATATTTAATGATACTTTATAGTCTACTGATTCTTGTGGCTTTACGGGAAAGGCATGTCGGGGTGGATCGCGGTCAGTAAAATTTGTTCCATCACCAAAATCCCATTTATAAACCAATCCTGGTTTAGCTGTGGATTGATTTGTGAAATCAACCTGGTACGTGACCGAATTCTGATTTCCCACACACACTTTCTGAAGCTGAAAATCAACTTTAGGCTCTTTCACAGTAATTGCGTTGATGAAAGTACGGCTGATCGGACAACCCGGCACATATAAAACAATGTTGCGGGGACCTGGATTGGTATACTTGTAAGTCAAGTTGTTACCGCTCTGCAATATGCCATTCTCCAGTGACCAGCATAAGGGATAATTGAAAGGCGTGCTCGTCTTTAATTTCACTTCCTCACCCACACACGCTTGAGCATGATCAATAGAGATGGTGGGTATTTGAATTTGTTGAGGATCATAAACCCGAACGGTGTCCTGCGTTTTGAAAGTGCAACCTCCCGCTGATGCAACTGCAAGCTTAACAACGTATATCCCCGGAATCGTATATGTGATTTTTGCACTATCACTGGTTGCTGTCCGTCCGTCACCAAAATTCCAATCTACTTTGTTGATGGTAAGATTTGATCCGGAATTATTTTTGAAAGTGATCGTCAGAGGTGCACACCCCTGGAGTGATGGGTGTTCACAATCGGGCTGACTGCCGGGCAAAATGGAAGCAACCGGATTAGCGTAAATGTGAATGTTCACGGGATCCATAATTACGGCACACCCCGCGGCATTAATCGCTTTCAACACTATTGTGTAATCACCTTCGGCCGGATAGGTGTGCAATGGATCCTTGGTATCTGTTATCGTGCCATCGCCGAGATCCCAGCTCCACGACACCGAGTTATCAGATGTATTTTTGAAGGCAACAACCCGGTTGCACTGATAGGTAGTGCTAAAGTTAGGCTTGGGCATCGGCAGGACTGTGATTT
Proteins encoded in this window:
- a CDS encoding LacI family transcriptional regulator, which produces MKSSQTTVRDIARLLNISVATVSRALRDHIDIKPETRKKVLELVEQLNYHPNFAAKSLRTNKTNTLGVVVPEIVMHFFSNTLSGIQEYAALHDYNIIVCQSMESARMEETNIQKLLANRVDGLIISLAIDTENVDYLRQLVDRNIPVLLFDRVSDDLEVSKVVVDDSAASFRAVEYLISTGCHRIAYIGGPKKLYVSREREMGYVRALEKNQLRIDQELIVHCKNLHTDPCEVTKHLLELREIPDAIFCMNDPIAIQVMQVLKEKQVRVPDDISVIGFTNEPVSSFIEPSLTTISQPSFEMGRVAASLIIDQLKKPQVYKPTTRVLETNFIIRNSTRKVEYALEH
- a CDS encoding thioesterase, whose amino-acid sequence is MKKIYDSFAKQGLMKLLQANLKSVEDGLVVIECERNEGMTQQNGYFHAGVMTSIADSACGYAAHTKMKEGKDVLSVEFKINFLKPADTDKIIAIGKVLQSGKTLTVCEGSVYDAKHEVLLARMTATMISVDSR
- a CDS encoding peptidase M20, translating into MKIRIIAILVAITGSPFFSEAQSKIQKYIADQSNQTRWLTEYAQFLSIPNVLGDSVNIVKNAQHISDMLNRLGVKSELLISGKPNSAPVVFGSVTVPGATQTVAFYAHYDGQPVNPRQWAEGLQPFVPVLFSDRLDKGGKKIPFPSGQEKVESQWRLYARGSSDDKAGVFAIITAYEALIKNGLKPTVNIKFFFEGEEEAGSINLAEIFSKYKEKLGADLWLICDGPRHISGKKQVVFGVRGDVNLDLKVYASKRPLHSGNYGNWAPNPGMRLAQLLASMKDANGNVLIDKFYDDVMPFSETEKTALAKIPRVESLLQEDLALGKPDGNGKTFTELLTLPTLNINGMQSGNVGAMATNVIPTEASAVLDLRLVLGNDVDRQIGKVKEHIIRQGYTVIDHEPSDAERRQYPLLAKLVKRKGGYNAQRTPMDLPIAQKVSAAIETTVNYEVIKVPSLGGSLPLFLFEQMLMAKPITVPIVNYDNNQHAENENVILQYLWDGIETMAAIMTMK